From a region of the Sphaerodactylus townsendi isolate TG3544 linkage group LG16, MPM_Stown_v2.3, whole genome shotgun sequence genome:
- the DHRS3 gene encoding short-chain dehydrogenase/reductase 3, producing the protein MVWKCLGAWLLLPVQLLFLVAKALVGALLPPKLRDLSGDNVLITGGGRGIGRHLAREFAKRGARKVILWGRTEKCLKEATEEIRAMGTECHYFICDVGNREEVYRQAKAIREKVGDITILVNNAAVVHGKSLMESDDDALLKSQHINTLGQFWTTKAFLPRMLELQKGHIVCLNSVLALSAIPGVIDYCTSKASSFAFMESLTLGLLDCPGVNATTVLPFHTSTEMFQGMRIRFPNLFPPLKPEMVARRTVEAVQQNQAFLLLPWTMHILIILKSLLPQAALEEIHKFSGSYTCMNTFKGRT; encoded by the exons ATGGTGTGGAAATGCCTGGGCGCCTGGCTCCTGCTGCCCGTGCAGCTGCTGTTCCTGGTGGCCAAGGCGCTCGTGGGCGCGCTCCTGCCCCCCAAACTGCGGGACTTGTCCGGGGACAACGTGCTCATCACCGGCGGAGGACGAGGCATCGGGCGACACCTGGCCAGGGAGTTTGCCAAGCGGGGGGCCCGCAAG GTTATCCTGTGGGGTCGAACTGAAAAGTGCCTGAAGGAAGCCACAGAAGAGATCCGGGCAATGGGCACCGAGTGCCATTACTTCATCTGCGATGTGGGGAATCGGGAAGAAGTCTACCGGCAGGCCAAAGCCATCCGCGAGAAG GTCGGGGATATCACCATCCTAGTAAACAATGCAGCAGTTGTTCACGGCAAGAGTCTGATGGAGAGCGATGACGACGCCCTCCTAAAATCACAGCACATCAATACGCTGGGACAGTTTTGG ACCACAAAGGCCTTCCTGCCACGGATGCTGGAGCTGCAGAAGGGACACATTGTGTGTCTGAACTCTGTCCTGGCTTTATCAGCCATTCCAGGGGTCATTGATTATTGCACTTCCAAAGCGTCTTCCTTCGCCTTTATGGAGAGCTTGACCCTTGGGCTGCTGGACTGCCCAGGGGTGAACGCCACCACCGTCTTGCCCTTCCACACGAGCACCGAGATGTTTCAGGGCATGAGAATCAG gtttcccaaccttttccccCCACTAAAGCCAGAGATGGTGGCCCGAAGGACAGTAGAAGCCGTTCAACAGAACcaagccttcctcctcctcccatggaCAATGCATATCCTAATTATCTTGAAAAG CCTTCTCCCGCAAGCGGCACTTGAAGAGATCCACAAGTTCTCCGGGAGCTACACCTGCATGAATACTTTCAAAGGGCGGACATAG